The proteins below come from a single Streptococcus canis genomic window:
- a CDS encoding DUF1642 domain-containing protein, protein MNINEELYLPVKRGGFSIGRDEFDCKHCYITLDGDEVASSVKAKSKEELLDQQKPEIPQFVAEWLEGLKKEFPDNLPNQLYHVTRQGWGFGLEYEASNTEEMKTLYNCGGKLRKI, encoded by the coding sequence ATGAACATTAACGAAGAATTATACTTACCAGTTAAACGAGGAGGTTTTAGCATAGGTCGAGATGAGTTTGATTGCAAACATTGTTACATAACGCTTGATGGCGATGAGGTAGCATCATCAGTTAAAGCTAAATCAAAAGAAGAGTTGCTAGACCAGCAAAAACCAGAAATTCCGCAGTTTGTGGCTGAGTGGTTGGAAGGATTGAAGAAAGAATTTCCCGACAACTTACCTAACCAACTCTACCATGTTACAAGGCAAGGTTGGGGTTTTGGATTGGAATATGAAGCTAGTAACACCGAAGAAATGAAAACTCTTTATAACTGCGGGGGAAAACTAAGAAAGATTTAG
- a CDS encoding DUF1492 domain-containing protein, which translates to MSKAKAILKDLRNLDLYIASLIRRRDKIEASLLSSPKWTADKVSGGNKRRQDDVYVELIATAEDIEKKTAEAIRKQRELQNMIDSLENTDSQTILSMVYIDKMTRWQVIDELNCSESTYFRLLRVATKELNNLTVNDSD; encoded by the coding sequence GTGAGCAAAGCTAAGGCAATTTTAAAAGACTTACGCAATTTAGATTTATATATCGCTAGTTTAATCAGACGTCGAGATAAGATTGAGGCTTCGTTGCTTTCTAGCCCTAAATGGACAGCAGATAAAGTCTCCGGGGGTAACAAAAGACGACAAGATGATGTTTACGTAGAATTGATTGCAACTGCTGAAGATATCGAGAAGAAGACTGCTGAAGCTATAAGAAAACAAAGAGAGCTTCAAAACATGATTGATAGCCTTGAAAATACAGACAGTCAAACAATTTTAAGCATGGTCTATATTGATAAGATGACTAGATGGCAAGTGATCGATGAGCTAAATTGCAGTGAAAGCACATATTTCAGATTGTTAAGAGTTGCAACGAAGGAGCTGAACAATCTGACAGTAAATGACAGCGATTGA
- a CDS encoding HNH endonuclease — translation MSQLRADKKGPHRVAFDRNKKKLLKTANTCGICGKPVDKMLKYPHPLSPAIDHIVPIAKGGHPSALENLQLTHWQCNRQKSDKLFVIQESREPKTLGNRNLPQSRDWSSFTLKK, via the coding sequence ATGTCTCAATTAAGGGCAGATAAGAAAGGCCCACACAGGGTTGCATTTGACAGGAATAAGAAGAAGTTGCTGAAGACAGCTAATACATGTGGAATCTGTGGCAAACCAGTCGATAAGATGCTGAAGTATCCTCATCCACTTAGTCCAGCGATAGATCATATAGTTCCGATTGCAAAAGGTGGTCATCCGTCAGCGCTAGAAAACTTACAGTTGACTCATTGGCAATGCAATAGGCAGAAGTCTGATAAGTTGTTTGTCATTCAGGAAAGTCGTGAGCCGAAGACACTAGGGAACAGGAACCTTCCTCAAAGCAGAGACTGGTCATCTTTTACATTAAAAAAGTGA